CTTCAACCAGGAGCTCCCCGGGGCAAGGCAGCGCAGTGTGGTTAGTTGCCTCTTCATCCGGGTAATGCGAGATCCCATGGTGCCTGCAATTCAGGTGCATTACTAAGATGTTAATTTCAATTGCATCACATTTTTTTCACGGTACTTGACTGCTTGGAACCAACTAGATGAGGTAACCTAACAAGGTCAGACTAAAGCGCAGCGGCGAAGCATTAAATCGAAATGCAGCGATCTGAAGTATGAATCAGTGTGGCTGAGTATTCGATGGGGTTTATACCTGTTGATGTCGAAGAGCTGCTGCTCGCGGGTGCGGGGGTTGATGCCCTTGCGGAGGCGGTGCCATGCGTCGTGGGAGGCGAGGAGCGGGAGGGAGTTGGAGGCGAGCTGAGACTTGAGCCAGGCGACGTCGGCGGGGGAGGTGGTGACGGGCGccggggaggcggtggtggtggtggtggtgacggtAGTGGTGGTGTGCGTGGTGGTCGGGGGCGAGCAGGCGCAGAGGTGCGCGGCGGGGGACGGGGAGAGGGACGGTAGGATGAGGAAGACAAggagcgcggcggaggagaggaggaggagcagcgccgGCACGGTGAGCATCCGCGCCGTGGCGGAGGCGCTCGACGgcatcgccatcgccggcgccggagatggGGGGCGGATCGtgtgctcgcgccgccgccggtgggttGGGGATCTCGGCTCGTGTCGCGTCGTGCGCGGCGACCACGTCGCCGTGTGTCGGCGGAGACGGCTTCTCTCAAGGTGGAGGCCGGCCCAGTGGATggagataaaaaggaggcccactACCAAGTTGGGCTGAATTTGTCCTTCAAATAGAAAAGTTGGGCTGAATTCTAAGCGACACGACGGATTTTGGCGCAACTACtggcctcatcttttcacttatgcttattattatcagctaaaatttatatttttaactttaaatttggagttgatttagagattttttcattgaagttctattcgtaaattatttttcgtttgtaaatatgtcgtTTGGCTAATTCCCCCGATAAGCCATTCGATGGCCTCCTACGAGAAAATCTTGGAGCTGGGTTGACACAGCTCTAgatccatttatttttttaaaaaaaacaattgtgtATTGCTAGCTTCTGTAATCCATGGAACAAGCTACTATtatcacatatataaagtttggatGAATCATTTGGTGCATTTTAAACTACTTTGATTTAACGCACAAAATCAAATCCAACGTGAATAGAGCCTTGTGATTTTGGGGCAACTACAAGAAAGTCTTTACTGATTTGATGATTTTCCACAAAGTTCACCGGTTGCAACTCAAGCAAAACAAGCATTTAACAAACATTTTGCATGAAACATATAAATAGATAGCTAAAGTAATAGATTGATGCATTATGAAAATTACATGgagattgcaaaaaaaaaacataacttgTGTAAAAAcataaacaaacaaacatgTGTTTCCAGTGTAGCATAAACATAACTTGTTCAAATACTTAATTGCAAGCCCAAAAAGGCACAACAGAATACAAGAATGTACTAGGAATTTAAATGGACAGACTAAATTGCGCTCTCAACCCAACTGGTGGAGAATCATCCAACAAATTTGTATAAGATTAAACGACATTATTCTTTTCCAAACTAATCTTTCAAGAGAGGAAGTGAAACAATGGCAAGCAGGTTGGGTGTTGTTGTTGATTATCGAAGAAGGTGTGTGGCACCAGGCTCTCCCTAAGCATGTTCCGCGATAGAAGAAGGGCGTCGGGCGGCTTGACGGTGATGACAGTCCTGAATGTCTTGCTCTTCACGTTGTACACCCCCAAGCCATAGGCGGTCCCCATAATGACATCACTATCATTGCCTCCCTCAATGAGGAGAGGACGTTCGAGGGTCATACCTCTCATCCATGGCAGCACGACGCGGTGACGGAGCTCCCACCTCTCATCCATGGCTCCATAACCCTCCATGACCCATAGGTCCACGCCCAAGTATGTGAACTCTGATGCCATGAGGAACTTATCTATGGCTAGCAGGTCTGCAAAGAACTTTGAGGTCACTGGAGGCGACGTCATTTGCTTGAATGTCTCGTCAACCATGTTGAACACCGCCATATGGTTGGTGAGCCTGCCCTCCGGATGCTGCAGCCAATGCAAGTGGCCATGAAGAGCAGCCGGCGTCATCATTGATCTGGTGTATTGGGTGGTACTAAATAGTTCTATCTCAGTGGCTTCCACGTCGAGCCGCCGGGGTTCATCAGCACCGACCGAGAGCCCTTCCTGAAAAGAAGGAGACCGTCGCACGAGGCCAGAAGGGGGCAATACTGTTCACTGATGCCGGTGCGGGGCAACCTCCCTGTTCCACGATTCTTGTATCTAGGGAAGCAAGCGAGGCGTCGCCGCTCGGGCACCGCTGCCTGGTGGTGAGCAGCGACCGATAGCGCGTCCAACTCCATGTTGATCTTGCTTGTTGCCTTACCGAAGGAGTTGTACAGGAGGGCCTCTGGTGGGTGGTGGCGCGCATGATCGGAGAGGAACGTCGGATTGGTGGTGATGCGGCGCCATGCCTTGCAGACGGCACCACAGCGGAGCACGGTCTTGGCTGGCAATCGGAGGAGGATCTCGTAGGTGAGATCACCGTCAATATCCAAGTTACTTACCGTCTGCCTTTGCTTCATCATCTCTACATATCATGTCCTGCTCACATGAAGTAAATAACATTCATAGTTAAAAAGGAATATAAAAATTTGTACTGAAACAAtgaatataaatattcgtattgAAATCATGAGCCAATTCTGATATCATGATCTACTCTACGATTGATGCATGAATACGATAGAGTATGGGTACGGCGAGCCTCCATCGCCGAAGGATGGTGGCATCCAAGGTAGTGGGAGGTGGTGGGATGCGGTGGGATCAAGAGGAGTAGGGGTTTGGGAGGTGGAAGAGGAGGCTGAGTTCTTTCCccaactttcccaactcacatatctcgttttccgcgcgcacgctttttaaactgctaaatggtgcatttttttacaaaaagtttctatacgaaggttgctttaaaaaatcatattaatctatttttcaaaagaaaatagcaaatacgtaattaatcataagaaaatgcGTTGCTCCGTTTTCCAAGCGGATGGAATGTGTTCCCAACTCTCCTGAATGAACACAACCTTAAGGGGTAAATCAGATCTAGAAAATTGGATTTGAATCCAATGTTCAAAAATTCGCGTGTGATGGGATTATGTTTCACAATTGTTTTAGTCTCTTGTTTTAAAGGAGAGATAAATTTACTCTCCAGTTCATGCTTCTATTCTTGTCTTTGATACATTTGTCTAGTATGCAATTCTTAGACATATATGTAGTATACATTTTTTACGACATATGTAGTATACATTTATTATTATTGACCTACATATTTGGACATATATGtagtttacattttttttaaggatataTGTAGTATACATTTATTACTATTGACCAAAACACACTTGTAATCTGAACACACCATCATTCCTAATAATCTATCGGGGTTGTATAGCTCTCTGGTGACTAAAATCTTTCAAACCGTCAGGTAACCAATGCAATGTAAACAAACAGTACTTCTACTTAAATGTCTACTTATGTGGGAGTGTGAATAGGTGAAAACATACATATTCTTTAtgggtggagaggaggagattaAGAGTTAACTTAAGAGAATTTACCATACCTAGGAGGAGGAGcgcagtgggaggaggaggtggtggcgcaaCACGTATTGAGAGATAAGGCGATGAGGGGACGACCGACGCGGTGGCCCGGTGACGGCCGACGATACGGCGTGGCGAAGAGTTAATGACAACGAGGCGGCTCAACAACAGGCAGCGATTTAACGTGGTGAGAGGAAAGATGAATCCGGCGTGGTATGAGGGTGTTGACCGCCGGAGATGAGACGGCACGGAGGAGGGAGCAGTCACCAACGGCCTTCTTTGCTGCGGCTGCGTAGGGGCTGGTCTAGAGATGTGCTATGTGCGtgcggcgcgcggcgtggcCGAGGGTtgcgcgtgcggcggcgggggctATGGCCTAGTGGCTGGATGAGGGAGGATGGGGGAGAGGGAGTGAGGAATTAGGGTTAAGTAGTTTATATATGGACAACTTGCAATGGGCTAGATGGGCTTATATTTTTGGAATAGGCTACCTTTACAGGTAACTCACATCCCATCTAATTCTACATGTTACCCGTAGATTACTTACAATCCCCGCGTCCCCATCCCTAGAAATTTGCTGGGCTCCGCTCCGAGAATTCTACCATGTTCCCGACCCAATAGGGAAACAATAATGCTCGTGCTTGGTGACCGCTTCATAATTCTTGTACTTGGGGAAGCGTGCAAAGGGGGTCGTCGCTTATATGTTGGCGCCTGGTGATGGATGGTGACCAACAGGGCGTCCAAATCCATATCGATCTCTTGAGATGGACTACTTGAGGGCTTGAGCGGGTGGTGACGTGGATGGTCAAAGATGAACGTCAGATCAGTTGTGATGCGGTGCCATGCGTTACATATGGTgttgaaacggaggagggacTTGGCCGGCAAGCAGAGGAACATCTCGTAGACGAGATCATCACGGATAGAGGAACAATGTACTAGGAATTTAAATCGATAGATTAAACTGCACCCTCAACCCAACTGGTGGAGAATCATCCAACGAATTTTTATGAGATTAAACGACATTATTTCTTTCCAAACTAATCTTTTAGGAGAGGAAGCGAAACAATGGCAAGCAAGTTGTTTTTTTTGTAACATAGCGGGTTGGGTTTGGTTGTTGATTGTTGAAGAAAGTGTGTGGCACTAGGCTCTCCCTGAGCATGTCCCGTGACAGGAGAAGGGCATCGGGCGGTTTGACGGTGACGACAACCCTGAATATCTTGCTCTTCACATTGTACACCCCCAAGTCATAGGTTGTCCCCATTATGACATCGCCGCTATCACCTCCCTCGATGAGAAGTGGACGTTTAAGGGTTGCACTTAGCTGCCATGGCAGTACGACGTGGTGCCAGAGCTCCCACCTCTCGTCCATGACTCCATAGCCCTCCAAGACCCAGAGGTCCATGCCCAAGTCCGTGAACTTTGATGCCATGAGGAACTTATCCATGGCTAGCAGGTTTGCAAAGAACTTCGTGGTCACTAGAGGCGGCATCATTTCCTTGAACGTCTCGGCAACCATGTCAAACGCCACCATATGGTTGGTGAGCCTTCCCTCAAGATGATGCAACCAATGCAGGAGGCCATGAAGAGCAGCCGGTGCCATCATCGATTTGGTGTATTGGTTTGGTACCAAATAGTTCTATCCCAGTGGCTTCCACGTCGAGCTGTCGGGGTTCATCACCGTCGACTGAGAAGACCACGTAGTACACCGCGAGGTTCATAGTGCAATGGCAAAGCAAGTGGTACTCGTCGTACTGAAGGTGGAAGTAGAACCCGAACTCTCGGTGGCATTCTATTAAGTTTCTGCCTCCAGTCAGCCGTGGGAGCTCGGCCCACTGCCGCATCGTGGGGTTGCAGATGACGTGGTGGCCGATGCCCTTCCTAAAAAGGAGGAGGCCATTGTACAAGGCCATAAGGGGGCAATACTATTCATTGATCCCCGAGGCGAGGCAACCTCCCTGTTTTGTGGTTCTTGTACCTAGGGTAGCTTGCGAGGCATCACCGCTCGGGCACCGCCGCATGGTAGTGAACAGCGACTGACAAGGTGTCCAGCTCCATGTCGATCTTGCCTGCTGCCTTACCAAAGGAGTTGTATAGGAGAGCCTCCAGCGGGCGGTGGTGCGCATGGTCAGAGAGGAACGTCGGATTGGTGGTGATGCGGCACCATGCCTTGCTCATGGCACCACAACGGAGCACGGTCTTGgccggcagctggaggaggatcTCGTAGGTAAGATCACCATCAATAGCCAAGTTACCCACCGTCTGCCTTTGCTTCACCATCTCTACATACATTCATGTCCTGCTCACATGTAATAAATAACATTCATAGTTAAAAATGaatatatattcatattgaaATCATGAGTAATTCTTTTGAGTTCCTGATCTCATGATCTACTTACGATTGTTGCACGAATGAGTTTCTCTTCTATCTTCGGCAATCTTGGTGACCTTAGGTCACATTTAAATCACTTAGGAGAGATAAATTTACTCTCCAGTTCATGCTTCCATTCTTGCCTTTGATACATTTGTGTCTAGTATGCAATTCTTAGACATATATGTAGTATACACTTTTTTAGGTATATGTAAGTAcacatttatttttattgaccaaCATATTTAGACGAATGTGTAGTTTACACTTTTTTAAAGATATATGTATTGtacattatttttaatattgacCTACATATAGTTCTAATCTGAACAGAGTAATTTTCATAATTATCTCTCAGGGTTGTGTAGCTCCCTGGTGACTAAAATATTTAAAACCATTTTTTGCTGCATCCATTGGATCTAAAATGAATGATGTCAGGTAACCAATGCAATGTAAACAACAGTACTCACTTAAATGTTTACTTATGTGGGAGTGTGAATAGGTGAAAACATTCATATTTTTatggggggagaggaggagattaaGAGTTAGCATAAGAGAATTTACCATAcctaggaggaggagggggtggcgCAACGCATATTGGAAGACGAGGTGATGAGGGGACGACCGGTGTGGTGGCGCGGTAACGACCGATGAGGCAGCTCAACAACAAGCATCGATTTGACGTAGTGAGATGAAGGAGGAATCTGGTGTGGTGTGGGGGTGTTGACCGCCGGAGATGAGATGGCGCCAGAAGAGCAGTCACCAACGGCCTTCTTTGTCGTGGTTGCGTGGGGTTTGGTCCAGAGATGTACTGTGTGTGTGTGGCGTGCGGCTTGGTTGAGGGTTGCACGTGCGGCTAGAACCTAGCGACTGGATGAGGGAGGATGGGGCAGAGAGATGTACTGTGTGCGTGCGGCGTGCAGCTTGGTTGAGGGTTGCACGTGCGGCTAGAACCTAGCGACTGGATGAGGGAGGATGGGGCAGAGTGAGTGAGGAATCAGGGTTAAGTTTATATATGGACAACTTGCAATGGGCTAGATGGGCTTATATTGTTGGAATGGGCTACCTTTATATAGGTAACTCATATCCCAGGTGCCTTACATGTCGCCCACATGTAACTTACGAGCCCCATCGTCCTCGTCCTTGGAAATTTGCAAGGCAGAGCCCCGAGAATTGTACCCTGTTCCTGACCTAACAGAGTACATCTTTGTTTCACATGCATCTTCAGGAgacgaggaggccggcgaggggAAGACCCTGACAGCGGCGTGGGCCAAGCTGGAGCTCAAGCTGGATCGGATGTCATCCAGTCCATCAGTGGCGACGCGCGGCTTTGCGGTGTACAGCGTGAGGAGCAAGATGGTCAGCGGTGTCGCCGACGTCGAGTGCTCCGGCGTGCCGTGGTTTGTGCACAGGGTTTTGTTGTACCAACACAGATACGAAAATACGAGATATAATTGTATTTTCAAATGTGTGTAGTTGTATAATAGTAAGCCCATTACCATTAGATTAATCCGACCCAAGCCTACTACAAAAATACCGCCCCGTTCGTTGGCCTCCCGCCTCAACCCTCTCTGCGCGCGCTCGCCGATGGAGAGaggagatagagatagagagggTGAGGTGGAGAAAGTGGGACCCACTCACATGTGGgtcctactattttttttctttttgtttaattgacatatgggcctcacatattttgttttattttttttagttttcattttttttctccttttatttCCTCGGGATCAAACTGCCATGTCAATGCCACGTTAGACGAAGACATAGTAAAAggagccacgtcagccaaaacagGGGTAATACTACCGAGGGATCTCGTTTGtattggttttgtaagttgggtgATACATTGTATCCGGTTTTACAGTTCAAGAACGAATTTCAGACTCAAAGACAAATTAAGTGACCTAAAATACTTATTCCAACTAAGAATCCCTCTCCGGCCCAACCACCATGGGCCGCATGTAAGTCAAATTCCCCACGGAATAAGTCTACTTGGACTCcctcaaatatatatatttgatttgtcatatatattgacccctcaactattaaagGTGATTTTCGTTGACGTGGCTTGTTGACAAGGTCCAACCGGCTGAGTCATCATGTGGGGCTCACATACTAGTGATTCATTCCTTCCCtactcctccctctcccccatATTTCCTCTCGCGGGCGACAGGACGGCAGAAGGGCGATAAAAtagaattgtatttttttttaacaattatATCAATCAACCTAAATCATTATAGTTTGGATCTACCACAGTCGTATAGAcattttgttctttttcttcgattaatatgagaatttataTCCTTTAGAGCAAACATGATACTTTTTTCTGGAGCTATTTATGAAGATTTATAGAGTCCGAAGCGAACACGATGGTTTCTTTAATCTAATATAGTAAATAGATAGATTATAGTCTGGAATGGCCGTTCTAACGGTGGACACAGATGCTTGGTATGCATTGGATTGGCAGCCAAAATAATGCTTAATTAATGGATTAAAATACAAAGAGGAGCAAGCTGGCAGTCAAATGTAAATGCACAGTAACTTCTTGTGGATTATTATTTTATAGGTTCAACCTATCCATCAAGGGATTGACCTAAACCATTCTTAAAAAAGCTGTTGGATCCTAGGAAGTCAAAAGAAAGTGCTTTGGGCAAATAATCTACATCAATTCCACATTTCAGTCTCATCTGCTGAAGCAACTAATCCATGATGTTATCATATAACTAACCTCAGTATACATCACTGAAGCTGAGAGTGAGGGGGTCTGTGTAGTTAAGCATGTCCCTGTTCCAAGAACAGTTCAGCTGGCAAATCATTTTATAGCAGTAGTTGTAGTGGTTGGCCTGAAAGAAAGCTGAAAATTTCCTTGAAAAGTCAGCTAATCTAAAGCTGTACTCACTCCAATATTACTGTTGCTGGCTGAAAATTTGCTGGCAAGCAATCTACTGCTACCTTTATTCTAGAATA
The window above is part of the Oryza sativa Japonica Group chromosome 7, ASM3414082v1 genome. Proteins encoded here:
- the LOC136357520 gene encoding uncharacterized protein, whose product is MMKQRQTVSNLDIDGDLTYEILLRLPAKTVLRCGAVCKAWRRITTNPTFLSDHARHHPPEALLYNSFGKATSKINMELDALSVAAHHQAAEGLSVGADEPRRLDVEATEIELFSTTQYTRSMMTPAALHGHLHWLQHPEGRLTNHMAVFNMVDETFKQMTSPPVTSKFFADLLAIDKFLMASEFTYLGVDLWVMEGYGAMDERWELRHRVVLPWMRGMTLERPLLIEGGNDSDVIMGTAYGLGVYNVKSKTFRTVITVKPPDALLLSRNMLRESLVPHTFFDNQQQHPTCLPLFHFLS
- the LOC136357238 gene encoding uncharacterized protein — translated: MVKQRQTVGNLAIDGDLTYEILLQLPAKTVLRCGAMSKAWCRITTNPTFLSDHAHHRPLEALLYNSFGKAAGKIDMELDTLSVAVHYHAAVPERKGIGHHVICNPTMRQWAELPRLTGGRNLIECHREFGFYFHLQYDEYHLLCHCTMNLAGRLTNHMVAFDMVAETFKEMMPPLVTTKFFANLLAMDKFLMASKFTDLGMDLWVLEGYGVMDERWELWHHVVLPWQLSATLKRPLLIEGGDSGDVIMGTTYDLGVYNVKSKIFRVVVTVKPPDALLLSRDMLRESLVPHTFFNNQQPNPTRYVTKKTTCLPLFRFLS